DNA from Triticum aestivum cultivar Chinese Spring chromosome 7D, IWGSC CS RefSeq v2.1, whole genome shotgun sequence:
CATGGGCAATCCTTGTCCAATCCTGCAGGGCAGCAGGGCTGGTACTAGGCAGCTGGGCTGTGCCTGCATCATCAACCAGCATAAGTTCTGGGATAGATTGTTTTCCCTCACTCCACATGCTTAATATGTGCATCTAGTTGCTCCCTGGTTAAAGACACTTGGTTGAAGTCACTCCACATGCTTAATATGTGCATCTAGTCGCCTCATTGGTATGGGAGATTTTGATAGAACAAAAAAAAGGTGTGCGCCAAAGAGGAGTCTCAGCATAAACATGATATGTAAAGCTTTTatcatgtactcccttcgtcccaaaataagtgtcttgacctTGATACAACtctgtactaaagttagtacaaggtcgagacacttattttaggacggaggaagtagtatcCATGAATCTTTAAGGTGTTATTGTAATTTTACAAAAAATTGTGTACCCTGGCATTCTGGTCTGTTTTGTCGGTTTTGTCGGTTTtaggacggaggaagtagtacACTTATTTTGTCGGTTTTGCAGGTTAGCAAGAGGCTAGAGAAAACAGCACGGTATTTCAAGAATTTGGGTACCCTGGCATTCTGGTCTCAGTTGGTGTGCACAACCGTTTCGGCTGGGATCTTGTCGTTCTCCGCAGTTGCTACCGGGAATGCAACATCTCCCTTCACATTCTATGCGACCGGGCTTGGCATCGTTGCGGCCTTTGTGTCAGTGTTCCGGTCATTTGGTTACATCCGTCTTTCCAAAACGCTCAGGAGAACAGCAACCGAGCCTGCAAAGGTACTCAAGTTTCCCAAATAATGTCCCACTGGGCTATCGTTTCCTTTTCTGAAAAGCCATTGCTTCTACGCACCCACTGCCTTTGCATATGGGAGTGTGTGCATGACGTCTGATCTTGCTTACCTGTCGACGATCAACTTGATCTCACAAACACACCCAACTCATTTGATGGCATATATGGTACCGTAATATCATGGTACAACAATGCTTCACACGCGGTGGTCTGCTGCTTGATCTGTTTTGAACTGACATAATATTACTTGGTTCTGCTTATATGTGCATTTTAGCCAAAACTAAGTCGAGTGGCTCCTTCTCCAGGCTCCTCCGCGTGCGGCTGTGGTTAAAAACCTGAGGAACAGTATTGTACTCAGCGTTGTCGGGATGGGCGCTGCGGTCCTCGGGATGCAGGCGACTGTTGGTGCTTTGGTAGCAAAAGCTCTCACCACCTCCTCGGTGCCCTACTACCAGGGGATATCCGCTGGCCAGAGCCCAGTTCTTGCTCTGGATGTTTTTCTTGTTCAGGTATGCATTGTATCTTCCCTTCATTTTGATTGTTTGCAGAACGAAAAGAGCTTCCAGGGGTGGTCCTTTCCCTCCCATCTTGCAAAGTGGTCTGTTTGAGCTTTGTAATGCGAACCTTGATCTACAGGGTTGGTAACAAAATGTGCAATCTTCACAAATATAGTAATAAGAACACCTTTAAATTGTCGGACATAGGATCGCATTTCAAAACCTAAGAAAGTATTAGTCTCTTCGATCCATATGAATTGTCGCTGAAACGGATGTATCTGGGGAGTAGAATCTTTTTTAACTTGGCACTTTGTTTTTTGTATTAATTGTCATCGTCTCTCATCGTGGACAGGCTTCAGCCAACACCATCCTCTCGCATTTTCTCGGGCTATCGAGCTCGCTGGAGCTACTGCGGTCCGTGACAATCTCTCCAGCGGATGCCGGCCCCGTCCCTCGACCGGCATGACCGCATGAGCTACAAACAAACACGGCATACGGCTCCAGTTTTTTTTCAACTTTTTTGGTTCTGCAACTGTATTCTGGCAGCAGTTTTTTTTTCGTTCTTCCTTTTTGTGTGTACATCTTCTCGTTTGGTGACAAGTATCAGTATGTCCAGCTAGCTTGATTTTGCTCATGTGCAACTATCTACATATACTTGATGAAGAAAAAGAAATCTGTGTCGTCAAACCTCTGCTTATTGCTTCAAACATATGAAGAGAAAAGTACTCCTATACACGTCTACGGTTTGCGCCATCCGCTGATAACAAAACGATCTGATACACGAGCAGCATACCGCTATACCAGTGTGTGACCAAACACCCCATGGGCTATGGTCCACAAGTAGATGCACAGGAAACTCACAAAGGCAAACTCGAAATAAAGTTGCATTTCTTCTATCACAGATATGGTATGTGTTTTTACATTCAACACACAGGTAATACAGCCAGTTGCTACCAATGAAACCTATGTATAAGTACAAGATGAATGGAAATGAGATgttaaaaaggaaagaaaaaaggatGACAAGGCATGTTTTCCCTATCTATatatgggtatgtcgaagagaaaACCCAGTCAGCGCTGCAGCTTGGTGTGGCGCAGCAAAGCACTATATCAACAGCGGGTATCCGAGATAACCGAAAAACTTGTCAAACCCTTGTTCTTCTCGCCGGTCCGAGTCAGCTTGAGCACCAATCTGCATGTCCAAAACTTGAAATCCCCTTAGCACTGTCCCATCAGCCATCAAACTCTTTACCCTCATGATCCGAAGCGGCTTTGCCCGCACGCTGAAATGTTGAACTTTCCCCAGTCCAAGTTCCAGCAGCTGTTAGCCTGTCACACTCTTGCCGTTCTCATGATCCGAAGAGGTTTGATTAGTGCATCAAGATCATCAGCCTCCCTGCCGAGTTCCCCTGAGTCCAGTTCCATCAGCTGTATGCTGTCCGGCGCATCAACACTCGGTATGCTGCCTGGCCCATCAACACTCTGTATACTGTCCGGCACATCAACACTCTGTATGCTGTCCAGCGCTGATGCGCCTTCTTCACCATCAATGTCAAGTGTGATAAAGTCA
Protein-coding regions in this window:
- the LOC123168684 gene encoding protein TIC 21, chloroplastic, with the translated sequence MLALLLSPPAAPPPCLATLRRRPPAPRTSSAPGRAVPALRAAAVPRLAAAGPGAAEPEPAPLSAEEEAKLAQVSKRLEKTARYFKNLGTLAFWSQLVCTTVSAGILSFSAVATGNATSPFTFYATGLGIVAAFVSVFRSFGYIRLSKTLRRTATEPAKAPPRAAVVKNLRNSIVLSVVGMGAAVLGMQATVGALVAKALTTSSVPYYQGISAGQSPVLALDVFLVQASANTILSHFLGLSSSLELLRSVTISPADAGPVPRPA